A single window of Pygocentrus nattereri isolate fPygNat1 chromosome 24, fPygNat1.pri, whole genome shotgun sequence DNA harbors:
- the nr0b2a gene encoding nuclear receptor subfamily 0 group B member 2a, which yields MDYECRCSEDSNGRPNAILFNILSQAPNSEPARSNLNYLPSNRCHCEMRRTVRLKTPSDTCQVASSILVKTIYFMKSLPAFQQLPPKDQLVLLQSCWAPLFILGLAQEHVSFEVEDMQAPSMLKRILLNRQDVKEPDREQPTLAGVQKLKSCLKKFWSLDLSPKEYAYLKGTMIFNPDVPGLRAVLFIEGLQQEAQHALKEVLALLHPEDHGRFARLLLAGSSLKTITPGLITELFFRPIISQAHLLDLLADMLFSR from the exons ATGGACTACGAATGCCGCTGTTCGGAAGATTCTAATGGACGACCCAACGCCATCCTGTTCAACATCCTCAGCCAGGCCCCAAATAGTGAGCCAGCGAGGAGCAACCTGAACTATCTGCCTTCCAACAGATGCCACTGCGAGATGCGCAGGACTGTGCGGCTCAAGACGCCCAGTGACACGTGCCAGGTGGCCTCCAGCATTTTGGTGAAGACCATCTACTTCATGAAGAGCTTACCAGCCTTCCAGCAGCTTCCACCAAAAGATCAGCTGGTGTTGCTGCAGAGTTGCTGGGCACCGCTCTTCATCCTGGGCCTGGCACAAGAGCATGTTAGCTTCGAGGTAGAGGACATGCAGGCCCCCAGCATGCTGAAGAGGATCCTCCTGAACCGCCAGGATGTGAAGGAACCAGACAGAGAGCAGCCCACTCTGGCAGGGGTCCAGAAACTCAAATCCTGCTTGAAGAAGTTCTGGAGTCTGGACCTGAGCCCAAAGGAGTATGCATACCTTAAAGGAACCATGATATTCAATCCAG ACGTGCCAGGCCTGCGGGCAGTGCTCTTCATTGAGGGGCTCCAGCAGGAAGCCCAGCATGCTCTGAAGGAAGTTCTGGCCCTTCTACATCCAGAAGATCATGGACGCTTTGCACGTCTGCTGCTGGCTGGATCTTCTCTGAAGACCATCACTCCAGGCCTCATCACCGAGCTGTTCTTCAGACCAATCATCAGCCAGGCTCACCTGCTGGACCTGCTGGCAGACATGCTCTTCAGCAGGTAG